The sequence below is a genomic window from Thalassomonas haliotis.
CTATAATTAAATTGCGCACAACCTATGTCGAACGATATCAAATTCCACAGTGCGCCCCAAAGCCAACAGGAAAACACATGAGTCAGAGTATTTATGATTTTAGCGCCCAAGACTATAAAGGCGACCAGGTAGAGTTGAAGGATTATCAAGGCAAGGTGATGTTGATTGTCAATACCGCCAGTGCCTGTGGTTTCACGCCTCAGTATCAGGGTTTGCAGGAGTTGTATGCCAAACACCAGCAACAGGGCTTAGAGGTACTTGCCTTTCCCTGTAACCAGTTCCGCGAGCAGGAAAAAGGCGATAATGCAGAAATCAAGGCATTTTGCGATCTGCAGTTTAATATCAAGTTCCCGCTATTCGGTAAAATTGATGTTAACGGCGATAACGCCCACCCGCTATTTAACTTCCTAAAAGAACAGGCGCCGGGCATTTTAGGCAGTAAAAGCATCAAGTGGAACTTCACCAAGTTTTTAGTAAGCAAAGAAGGCAAAGTGATCAAACGTTATGCCCCGGCCACTAAGCCGCAAGCGATTGAAGCAGACATTGAAAAGCTGCTATGAGCGACAACCTGCAGCTGGAAAAACAGCTTTGTTTTCGCCTTTACAGTGTCAACAAGGCCATGAACCGCTTATATGCGCCATTGCTTAAAGAGCTGGGCTTGACCTATCCCCAGTACCTGGTGATGCTGGCCTTGTGGGATAAACCCCAAGCAGTAACGGTAAAGCAGCTGGGAGAGTTACTGGATCTGGACTCGGGCACGCTCTCGCCGCTGTTAAAGCGCATGGAAAAACAAGAGTTATTGCATCGCAGCCGCAGTGCGTCCGACGAACGCAGCGTGCAAGTATCCTTAAGCGCCCACGGTAAAAACATCCGCGCTAAGGCTAAACTGATCCCGGCAAAGATGTTTGCCAAAACCGGCCTGCCCATGGATGAATTCCTGGCGTTAAATAATCAGTTGGATCAATTGTTAGCTAAAATTAGCGACAGTTAAGCGCAATTTTCCCGGCTTTGCCCTGTGCCCGAATAAAGGTTTAGGCTCACCGGGATATTTCACTCACGCCATTAAAAAAGGGTATTGTGCAGCTGCTCAACCACAGTATTGGCATCGCTTTGCGGCACCAGAAAACACAGATTGTTAT
It includes:
- a CDS encoding glutathione peroxidase → MSQSIYDFSAQDYKGDQVELKDYQGKVMLIVNTASACGFTPQYQGLQELYAKHQQQGLEVLAFPCNQFREQEKGDNAEIKAFCDLQFNIKFPLFGKIDVNGDNAHPLFNFLKEQAPGILGSKSIKWNFTKFLVSKEGKVIKRYAPATKPQAIEADIEKLL
- a CDS encoding MarR family winged helix-turn-helix transcriptional regulator — translated: MSDNLQLEKQLCFRLYSVNKAMNRLYAPLLKELGLTYPQYLVMLALWDKPQAVTVKQLGELLDLDSGTLSPLLKRMEKQELLHRSRSASDERSVQVSLSAHGKNIRAKAKLIPAKMFAKTGLPMDEFLALNNQLDQLLAKISDS